A stretch of the Engraulis encrasicolus isolate BLACKSEA-1 chromosome 19, IST_EnEncr_1.0, whole genome shotgun sequence genome encodes the following:
- the prlh2r gene encoding prolactin releasing hormone 2 receptor encodes MATALYVLNVSDDNSSAWNLSSSSFSGLDRVFELRPLFIPLYAMVVLVACSGNLLLLLLIGLNKKLHSTTNFLICNLALVDLVMCIFCVPMTVSYAFDRRGWLFGPFTCHFVTLMQSATVFAAVLSLTAIAVDRYVVVAYPIRRRAGRHFCGGLVVTIWLCALAMSTPTALHTGYLDLSATGHHMIVCEEFWYGEERGRLVYSCFFLLLSYFVPLSAVSVSYCAISCHLRNRHLSGLMAALPSSYPEKWGRKRRKTFRLLLVSVLCFAFSWLPLQVVNLIRDLDSDFAILGKDHVNIIQVSCHLFAMCSACYNPFIYASLHDKFLTYLCHRVLARRRLERARSRSLNTSSNRLTRLHTSSTLTDIQAISAKVSTREELTALR; translated from the exons ATGGCGACGGCTCTCTATGTCCTCAACGTGTCTGATGACAACAGCTCCGCGTGGAACCTATCCAGCTCCTCCTTCAGCGGCCTGGACAGGGTGTTTGAGCTGCggcccctcttcatccctctgtaCGCCATGGTGGTCCTGGTGGCGTGCTCGGGCAACCTTCTCCTGCTGCTCCTCATCGGCCTCAACAAGAAGCTCCACAGCACCACCAACTTCCTGATCTGCAACCTGGCGCTGGTGGACCTGGTCATGTGTATCTTCTGCGTGCCCATGACCGTCTCGTACGCCTTCGACCGGCGCGGCTGGCTGTTCGGGCCCTTCACCTGCCACTTTGTCACACTCATGCAGTCGGCCACGGTGTTTGCCGCCGTGCTCTCGCTCACGGCCATCGCGGTGGACCGCTACGTCGTGGTGGCGTACCCCATCCGGCGGCGAGCTGGGCGACACTTCTGCGGAGGCCTGGTGGTGACCATCTGGCTGTGCGCCCTCGCCATGTCCACCCCGACGGCATTGCACACGGGCTACCTGGACCTGAGCGCCACCGGACACCACATGATCGTGTGCGAGGAGTTCTGGTACGGCGAGGAGAGGGGACGCCTGGTCTACTCCTGCTTCTTCCTGTTGCTGTCCTACTTTGTGCCCCTGAGTGCCGTCAGCGTGTCCTATTGCGCCATCTCTTGCCACCTGCGGAACCGCCACCTGTCGGGCCTGATGGCAGCGCTGCCGTCCTCCTACCCGGAGAAGTGGGGGCGCAAGCGGAGGAAGACCTTCCGCCTCCTGCTGGTCTCCGTGCTCTGCTTCGCCTTCTCCTGGCTGCCCTTGCAG GTGGTGAACCTCATCCGAGACCTGGACAGTGACTTCGCCATCCTGGGGAAAGACCACGTCAACATCATCCAG GTGTCGTGCCACCTGTTCGCCATGTGCTCGGCCTGCTACAACCCCTTCATCTACGCCTCGCTCCACGACAAGTTCCTGACCTACCTGTGCCACCGCGTGCTGGCCAGACGGAGGCTGGAGAGGGCCAGGAGCAGGAGCCTCAACACCTCCTCCAACCGCCTCACGCgcctccacacctcctccaccctcaCCGACATCCAGGCCATCAGTGCCAAGGTCAGCACCCGCGAGGAGCTGACGGCGCTGCGATGA
- the ccdc32 gene encoding coiled-coil domain-containing protein 32 isoform X1, whose amino-acid sequence MLRRTASVHITPATTQHIDPNISTTITNSSCQAVYVFKFYCDSVYTMTTSLLHRRPRHSFGSIMIDDFENKDARSSGELWSEICSSLPKPQEEGQDGKAEFTDSFQPAPPSNTQLNGASSNPAVPTGPWEPMADSEMYLASLENRLKRIKGQKSEVTSREMLKSLSQAKKECWDRFLHDAQTSELFQNGGDMDESALEHFKRWLIPEKVAISAEELEYLLRPSSSQASAQPSGGDPAHSGAEEEDNEEEEESGQHAEDDNPSPEK is encoded by the exons ATGCTAAGAAGGACAGCTTCAGTGCACATAACTCcagcaacaacacaacacattgatCCCAACATTTCCACAACGATAACGAATAGCAGCTGCCAGGCAGTGTATGTTTTCAAATTCTACTGTGACAGTGTATATACAATGACTACCTCTTTGTTGCACCGACGACCAAG GCATTCATTCGGATCCATCATGATTGACGACTTTGAGAACAAGGACGCACGGTCAAGTGGGGAACTGTGGTCCGAAATATGCTCCAGTCTGCCCAAGCCACAAGAAGAAGGCCAGGATGGGAAAGCAGAGTTCACAGATTCCTTCCAACCAGCGCCACCGAGCAACACTCAGTTGAATGGAGCCTCTTCGAATCCTGCTGTCCCCACCGGTCCATGGGAACCTATGGCTGATTCTGAAATGTACCTAGCAAGTTTAG AAAATCGCTTGAAAAGAATTAAGGGCCAAAAAAGTGAAGTCACCTCGAGGGAGATGCTGAAGTCGCTCTCTCAAGCCAAAAAGGAGTGCTGGGACAGATTCCTCCACGACGCCCAAACCTCTGAGCTGTTTCAGAATGGAGGGGATATGGATGAAAG TGCTTTGGAGCACTTCAAGCGCTGGCTGATCCCTGAGAAGGTGGCCATCAGTGCGGAGGAGCTGGAGTACCTGCTGAGGCCGTCCTCGTCCCAGGCCAGTGCCCAGCCCAGCGGGGGAGACCCTGCTCACAGCGGGGCCGAGGAGGAGGacaatgaagaggaggaagagtcaGGCCAACACGCAGAGGACGACAACCCAAGTCCAGAGAAATAG
- the ccdc32 gene encoding coiled-coil domain-containing protein 32 isoform X2 — MIDDFENKDARSSGELWSEICSSLPKPQEEGQDGKAEFTDSFQPAPPSNTQLNGASSNPAVPTGPWEPMADSEMYLASLENRLKRIKGQKSEVTSREMLKSLSQAKKECWDRFLHDAQTSELFQNGGDMDESALEHFKRWLIPEKVAISAEELEYLLRPSSSQASAQPSGGDPAHSGAEEEDNEEEEESGQHAEDDNPSPEK; from the exons ATGATTGACGACTTTGAGAACAAGGACGCACGGTCAAGTGGGGAACTGTGGTCCGAAATATGCTCCAGTCTGCCCAAGCCACAAGAAGAAGGCCAGGATGGGAAAGCAGAGTTCACAGATTCCTTCCAACCAGCGCCACCGAGCAACACTCAGTTGAATGGAGCCTCTTCGAATCCTGCTGTCCCCACCGGTCCATGGGAACCTATGGCTGATTCTGAAATGTACCTAGCAAGTTTAG AAAATCGCTTGAAAAGAATTAAGGGCCAAAAAAGTGAAGTCACCTCGAGGGAGATGCTGAAGTCGCTCTCTCAAGCCAAAAAGGAGTGCTGGGACAGATTCCTCCACGACGCCCAAACCTCTGAGCTGTTTCAGAATGGAGGGGATATGGATGAAAG TGCTTTGGAGCACTTCAAGCGCTGGCTGATCCCTGAGAAGGTGGCCATCAGTGCGGAGGAGCTGGAGTACCTGCTGAGGCCGTCCTCGTCCCAGGCCAGTGCCCAGCCCAGCGGGGGAGACCCTGCTCACAGCGGGGCCGAGGAGGAGGacaatgaagaggaggaagagtcaGGCCAACACGCAGAGGACGACAACCCAAGTCCAGAGAAATAG